Proteins from a genomic interval of Lolium perenne isolate Kyuss_39 chromosome 1, Kyuss_2.0, whole genome shotgun sequence:
- the LOC127299385 gene encoding xyloglucan galactosyltransferase KATAMARI1 homolog isoform X2 — MYDMPARFNEDLVRDCGNLHPWLDMCPYVANDGIGMPLGDEGGVFSGRGWYSTDQFMLDLILHSRMKRYECLTNDSSLAAAVFVPFYAGLESGRFLYNHSTSVRDALQLDAIDWLVRRPEWAAMGGRDHFLVAGRTTWDFRRKADVDELWGTKLLRYPAVENMTVLVLETSPWNQTNLAIPYPTYFHPETAADVSAWQEKARKTERRWLFSFAGAPRPGSNKTVRAEIIRQCRASSGCKLFHCGGVVGGGGAADCNSPAGVMRVFESSQFCLQPRGDTATRRSTFDAIVAGCIPVFFHPGSAYTQYTLHFPRDHGRYSVLIPHAGLTARNVSIEETLRKISPEEVRRMREEAIGLIPRVVYADPRSRRVGFKDAFDVAVEAVIDRVAKRRRGEGADVVRDGEREH; from the coding sequence ATGTACGACATGCCGGCGCGCTTCAACGAGGACCTTGTCCGGGACTGCGGCAATCTCCACCCGTGGCTGGACATGTGCCCGTACGTGGCCAACGACGGCATTGGGATGCCGCTGGGCGACGAGGGGGGCGTCTTCTCCGGGCGCGGCTGGTACTCCACCGACCAGTTCATGCTGGACCTCATCTTGCACAGCCGGATGAAGCGCTACGAGTGCCTGACGAACGACTCCTCCCTCGCCGCAGCCGTGTTCGTCCCGTTCTACGCCGGCCTTGAATCCGGGAGGTTCCTCTACAACCACAGCACCTCCGTGCGGGACGCGCTCCAGCTGGACGCGATCGATTGGCTGGTGCGTCGCCCCGAGTGGGCCGCCATGGGAGGCCGCGACCACTTCTTGGtggctggccgcaccacgtgggaCTTCCGGCGGAAGGCCGACGTCGACGAGCTGTGGGGCACCAAGCTGCTCAGGTACCCGGCCGTGGAGAACATGACGGTGCTCGTCCTAGAGACGTCCCCGTGGAACCAGACCAACCTGGCCATACCGTACCCGACGTACTTCCACCCGGAGACCGCCGCCGACGTGTCGGCCTGGCAAGAAAAGGCGCGGAAGACGGAGCGGAGGTGGCTCTTCTCCTTCGCCGGCGCCCCGCGGCCGGGCAGCAACAAAACCGTCCGCGCGGAGATCATCCGACAGTGCCGCGCGTCGAGCGGCTGCAAGCTCTTCCACTGCGGCGGTGTCGTGGGCGGCGGTGGCGCGGCCGACTGCAACTCGCCAGCCGGCGTGATGCGGGTCTTCGAGAGCTCGCAGTTCTGCCTCCAGCCGCGAGGGGACACGGCGACCCGGCGGTCAACGTTCGACGCCATCGTCGCGGGCTGCATCCCAGTCTTCTTCCACCCCGGGTCGGCGTACACCCAGTACACGCTGCACTTCCCGAGAGACCACGGCAGGTACTCGGTGCTCATCCCGCATGCCGGCCTGACGGCGCGGAACGTGAGCATAGAGGAGACGCTGAGGAAGATCTCGCCGGAGGAGGTGAGGAGGATGCGGGAGGAGGCCATCGGGCTCATCCCGAGGGTGGTGTACGCGGACCCCAGATCGCGGCGGGTGGGCTTCAAGGACGCGTTCGATGTCGCGGTGGAGGCCGTCATTGATCGGGTGGCGAAGCGTCGGCGCGGCGAGGGGGCCGACGTCGTCCGGGACGGGGAGCGGGAGCACTGA
- the LOC127299385 gene encoding xyloglucan galactosyltransferase KATAMARI1 homolog isoform X1 has translation MKSTTTFAAEIQQDPVDAADKPDGGAPRRSLVCHLAILAATFSALVFYAHYAVQGNMASVIVSSLPLLSSITVDQNPGSAELPVALDGERAPLTPRATVLEANRSTIRAPAPANRCDGRYIYMYDMPARFNEDLVRDCGNLHPWLDMCPYVANDGIGMPLGDEGGVFSGRGWYSTDQFMLDLILHSRMKRYECLTNDSSLAAAVFVPFYAGLESGRFLYNHSTSVRDALQLDAIDWLVRRPEWAAMGGRDHFLVAGRTTWDFRRKADVDELWGTKLLRYPAVENMTVLVLETSPWNQTNLAIPYPTYFHPETAADVSAWQEKARKTERRWLFSFAGAPRPGSNKTVRAEIIRQCRASSGCKLFHCGGVVGGGGAADCNSPAGVMRVFESSQFCLQPRGDTATRRSTFDAIVAGCIPVFFHPGSAYTQYTLHFPRDHGRYSVLIPHAGLTARNVSIEETLRKISPEEVRRMREEAIGLIPRVVYADPRSRRVGFKDAFDVAVEAVIDRVAKRRRGEGADVVRDGEREH, from the coding sequence ATGAAGTCTACCACCACTTTTGCGGCAGAGATCCAGCAGGATCCAGTGGACGCCGCGGACAAGCCTGACGGCGGCGCGCCCCGGCGGTCTCTGGTATGCCATCTCGCCATTCTCGCCGCCACCTTCTCCGCGTTGGTATTCTACGCGCACTACGCCGTACAGGGAAACATGGCGTCCGTCATCGTGTCATCCCTTCCGTTGCTGTCCAGCATCACCGTGGACCAAAATCCCGGGTCGGCCGAGCTGCCGGTGGCGCTGGATGGGGAGCGCGCACCGCTCACTCCTCGGGCGACGGTGCTCGAGGCCAACCGAAGCACGATcagggcgccggcgccggcgaaccGTTGCGACGGCCGGTACATCTACATGTACGACATGCCGGCGCGCTTCAACGAGGACCTTGTCCGGGACTGCGGCAATCTCCACCCGTGGCTGGACATGTGCCCGTACGTGGCCAACGACGGCATTGGGATGCCGCTGGGCGACGAGGGGGGCGTCTTCTCCGGGCGCGGCTGGTACTCCACCGACCAGTTCATGCTGGACCTCATCTTGCACAGCCGGATGAAGCGCTACGAGTGCCTGACGAACGACTCCTCCCTCGCCGCAGCCGTGTTCGTCCCGTTCTACGCCGGCCTTGAATCCGGGAGGTTCCTCTACAACCACAGCACCTCCGTGCGGGACGCGCTCCAGCTGGACGCGATCGATTGGCTGGTGCGTCGCCCCGAGTGGGCCGCCATGGGAGGCCGCGACCACTTCTTGGtggctggccgcaccacgtgggaCTTCCGGCGGAAGGCCGACGTCGACGAGCTGTGGGGCACCAAGCTGCTCAGGTACCCGGCCGTGGAGAACATGACGGTGCTCGTCCTAGAGACGTCCCCGTGGAACCAGACCAACCTGGCCATACCGTACCCGACGTACTTCCACCCGGAGACCGCCGCCGACGTGTCGGCCTGGCAAGAAAAGGCGCGGAAGACGGAGCGGAGGTGGCTCTTCTCCTTCGCCGGCGCCCCGCGGCCGGGCAGCAACAAAACCGTCCGCGCGGAGATCATCCGACAGTGCCGCGCGTCGAGCGGCTGCAAGCTCTTCCACTGCGGCGGTGTCGTGGGCGGCGGTGGCGCGGCCGACTGCAACTCGCCAGCCGGCGTGATGCGGGTCTTCGAGAGCTCGCAGTTCTGCCTCCAGCCGCGAGGGGACACGGCGACCCGGCGGTCAACGTTCGACGCCATCGTCGCGGGCTGCATCCCAGTCTTCTTCCACCCCGGGTCGGCGTACACCCAGTACACGCTGCACTTCCCGAGAGACCACGGCAGGTACTCGGTGCTCATCCCGCATGCCGGCCTGACGGCGCGGAACGTGAGCATAGAGGAGACGCTGAGGAAGATCTCGCCGGAGGAGGTGAGGAGGATGCGGGAGGAGGCCATCGGGCTCATCCCGAGGGTGGTGTACGCGGACCCCAGATCGCGGCGGGTGGGCTTCAAGGACGCGTTCGATGTCGCGGTGGAGGCCGTCATTGATCGGGTGGCGAAGCGTCGGCGCGGCGAGGGGGCCGACGTCGTCCGGGACGGGGAGCGGGAGCACTGA